In the Sinomonas cyclohexanicum genome, ACGAGCGTCTTGAACAGCGTCGTCTTGCCGACGCCGTTGGGCCCAATCACGCCGACGATCCCGTTGCGCGGGAGCGAGAACGAGAGGCCGTCGATGAGCACGCGGTCGCCGAAGCCCTTCTTGAGGTCCTTGGCCTCGATGACGAGCTGGCCGAGTCGCGGGCCCGGCGGGATCTGGATCTCCTCGAAGTCCAGCTTGCGGGTGCGCTCGGCCTCGGCGGCCATCTCCTCGTAGCGGGCGAGGCGTGCCTTGGACTTGGTCTGGCGTCCCTTGGCGTTGGAGCGGACCCACTCGAGCTCGTCCGAGAGACGCTTCGCCAGCTTGGCGTCCTTCTTGCCCTGGACCTCGAGGCGCGCACGCTTCTTCTCGAGATACGTCGAGTAGTTGCCCTCGTACGGGTAGAGGCGGCCGCGGTCAACCTCACAGATCCACTCGGCGACGTGGTCGAGGAAGTAGCGGTCGTGGGTGACGGCGAGCACTGCGCCCGGGTAGTTCGACAGGTGCTGCTCGAGCCAGAGGACGCTCTCGGCGTCGAGGTGGTTCGTGGGCTCATCGAGGAGCAGGAGATCAGGCTTCTGCAGGAGGAGCTTGCACAGGGCCACGCGGCGGCGCTCGCCTCCCGAGAGGACCTTGACGTCGGCGTCCGGCGGGGGGCACCTCAGGGCGTCCATCGCCTGCTCGAGCTGCGAGTCGAGGTCCCAGGCGTCGGCGGCGTCGATGGCCTCCTGGAGCTTGCCCATCTCCTCAAGGAGCGAGTCGTAGTCGGCGTCGGGGTTCGCCATCTCCTCGGAGATCTGGTTGAACCGCTCGATCTTCGCGTAGATCTCGCCGACGCCCTCCTGGACGTTGCCCAGGACGGTCTTCTCCTCGTTGAGCGGTGGCTCCTGGAGGAGGATCCCCACGGAGTAGCCCGGCGACAGCCGTGCCTCGCCGTTGGACGGGGTGTCGAGGCCTGCCATGATCTTCAGGATGGTCGACTTCCCAGCGCCGTTCGGGCCCACGACGCCGATCTTGGCTCCGGGGAAGAAGGACATGCTCACGTCGTCGAGGATGACCTTGTCGCCCACCGCTTTACGGGCCTTGGTCATGGTGTAGATGAATTCCGCCATGGCGTTAAATCTAGTGGGTCGCACCGACGATCACACATCCATCCCCTCGACCGGAAGGGCCAGGCGCTTCCAGCAGCGCGCGGCCCTTCCGGTCTGTGCACGTGCGGCCCCCGGCCCGGGCGCCGACACCTACGTGGACAAAAGGCTCTCTCCGTCCGGGTGCGCGGCGTCCCGCGTGCCCTCGCCTGGCGCTTCGCCCTCAGGGGCGCCTTCCGCCTCGGGCTGCCCGTCGCGGCCGTACGGCGCCTCGTCCTCATCGAGGAAGGCGGGGTCGTCGAACTCCGTCGGTTCCGGCCCGAAAGGATCCTCGACCACCGCGTCCAGGTGCACCTCGCCGGTGCCCGGGTTCACCGCTCCAACTCCCTCGACATACGCAGGCCGGTCCGCGAGACGACGGGAGTCTTCCTCGTCCCGCCGCCGGTTCCACGTCGCCATGCCCATGGCAAGGTCCTGCCCCACGGAGGACGCGGTGATCACGGCCTCGCTGCCGAAGGTCCCATCAGCCCGCTGGAAGGTACGCAGCTGCAGCCGGCCCACGACGATGACGCGCTGGCCCTTGCGGATGCTCGCGGCGACGTTGTCCGCCATCTCGCCGTAGCACTGGATGGTGAACCAGTTGGTGTGCCCGGTGACCCAGGCCTGCCGCTCATGGTCCTTCCACCGCTCAGTCACGGACATCCTGAACCGCGCGTACAGCCGATTGTGCCTCGTGAGACCCTTGGTCGGCTCGGTCCCCACCCAGCCGCGCATCGTGATCGAGTCGCTCATGCCGCCACCTCCTGGTGCCAGTTGCCACGGCCGCCGTCTGGCGACCTGCGACCAGCCTCCCGGTGCACACCGACCGGAGGAAGCCGCACCACCCCGCATGTGGACGACGCGCCGGGTCGAGCACCTGTGGAGGAGTAATCGCAGCGGCATCGACGTTGATGCCATGTACGAGATCCCGTCGCTGGCGGGATAGACTTTCACAGTTGCCCCAGTAGCTCAGAGGATAGAGCAGGAGCCTTCTAATCTCTTGGTCGGGGGTTCGATTCCCTCCTGGGGCGCTATCCGACCGCGCCGGCGTCTGCGTGGAGCTCGAGCGAGAGCCTGAAACGCCGCGCATCCACGTCATGCTCCTCATCCATCGTGACCCACAGCCACTCGGGATCGTCCACGAGATCCGCGGCGTGGGCTGTCGCGGCCAGCGACTCGGACGTCCACGGCCGGACCGCCAGGATGAATCCCTCGCCCCGCACCGTGAACCGTGATCCGGCCCCCGAGAGCTCGGCCCACCTCACGCCGCGGCGCGCGCCGTTCTCCTGCGGCCTCGGGAACGGAGTCTGCAGACCGGCCACGCCGGACGAGAAGCGGCCCTGCCTGACCGCGAGGGAAGCACCCGGATACGCTTCTGATGGACCGAGCCCCACCCATCGCACCATGTTGAGGGCCCGCGGAACGGCCATCTGCACGCCCAGCCTGGGGACCGGCAGTGTCCAGGGGCCGAGCGGCGAGCCGACGACGTCAAGTCCCAGGCCGCCGTCGTGCCCCCTCCAGCGGTACTCGACCTCGTAGCCCACATCCGTGCCCGCAGGCATGACATGGGCGACGACGCTCAGCGCGTTCTCCTCGGGGGCCATGGAGACGGTGCGGTGGCACAGCCTGTCCAGCCCGAGCTCCCGCCATGCCCTGGCGCGGGACTCGTCCAGTCCACGCTCGTCTCGGTCGGTGGGAGCACGCCACAGGTCCAGGCGCGGCCCGAGGACGGGAATGCCGCTGAGCCCCACCAGCCGCCCCGAGGGCTCGAAGCGTCCCGCCCCGAGGTCCCACCCTCCGTCCGGGCGCGCGACGGCGGGCGCATCTCCGGGCGGGCGCGCAGGCCGATGCGCCGGGCGACGCCGCTCTTCGCCGCCCTCCACGATCCGGGTCTGGCCCCATGCGACCTCGTGGCCCGCCGGCGCCCACGGCGTGCCGGCCGGGAGCTCCGCACTCACCGTGAGCCATCGCTGTGCGCCAGCCGGCCGCGCGGGCGTGGGCGAGGCAGGCTCGGGCAGCGGCACGAGCACGTGCTCCCCCGGCCCGAGCTCTGGCACCTCGAGGCCACCCGAGGCGACCGGCTCGCCGTCATCCTCGATCCGGAAACGGAAGCGCAGGTGGCCCGTGCTGCGATGACCGTACCTCGAGGTGACCGCGACGCCATCGCGCGAAGAACTGATCGTGACCGGCGCGTACGCGCGGGCCATCTCCAGGAGACCCGGCAGGGGCGTGTGGTCAGGGGCCAGAAGACCGGTCCACTCCCCCACGAAGCCGCCGGCGAGCCGGGGGTACTCCTCGAACAGCTCCACGTACTCGCCGAGACCGGCCGTGCCGATGCCACCGACCCGCGCTTCCTCGCACAGCACGAACGGCAGGGCACGGCGTCGGCGGTCCGCGCGCAGATCCGGGGCCGGCGCCTCCTCGCCTCGGCCGACGAGCTCGGTCTCCGCCGGGCCGATGTCCGCGCGGGCGTAGACATCGGCCGACTCGCCGTCCAGATCGCCCACGTAGAGCACGAACCGTTCAGGGTCGCGGGCGCGGACCCACTCGGCCATGGCGTCGAGGTTGGCTCCCCTGCCCGAATCGCCGCCGAGCGACCAGCCGATCACGCAGGGATGGTTCTTGCCCTGCTCGACCATGCGCTGCGTCCGGTCCAGCAGGGCGTCCCGCCACGCGGGCTCCGCTCCCGGGTTCCGGCGCCACTCGACACGCTCGAACGGATGGGTGTCCAGGCCGCACTCGTCGACGACCCAGAGGCCGTACTCGTCGCACAGGGCGAGGAAGCGCTCGTCCGGAGGGCAGTGGCCGGTCCGAACGGCGTTGATGTTGTGCCGCTTCATCAGCTCGACGTCTTCGCGCGTGGCCCCGCCAGACGCACGGTTCACACCTCGCAGCCTCACGGGGACCCCGTTGGCCAGGAGCGTCGCGTCCCGGATCGCGACGCTCCTGAAGCCCACGGTGATCTGGACGGTCTCCAGGGGCGTCGGATCGCCCACGGAAACGGTCCCGCGGTACAGCCGGGGCACCTCCGCGCTCCACGGCTCGACGCCGGGGACGGCCACCTCCTCGTTGGCAAGCACCTCGATCCCCAACTCCGCAAGACGCACGACGGCGCCCGGCGGCCCTTCGACGGACAGTCGCCCCGTGCGGGTGGCGGCGTCGAACGCCGCGTGGACGAAAAGGTCGTCGAGCCCTCCGTCCGGACGGTTCAGAAGGCTGACGGTCCCGGTGATGCCAGGGCGCCGTCCGCTCGCGCGGCCTTCCAGGTACGACCCGGCCGACCACTCGTGCACGCGCACAGCCAGGAGGTTGCGGCCCTCGAAGAGATGGGCCGTCACGTCGAACTCGTGCGTGAGGCATGAGCCCATCGCGTCGCCGACCCGAGTGGCGTTGATGAACACCTCGAATCCCGAGTCGACGCCCTCGAAGCGCAGCAGCCACCGGCCGCGGCCCGGCGCGTCGGGGAGATCGAACCAGGCCCGGTACTCGCCCGTGCGGTTCTCGTCCGGGACCTCGGGCGGATCCACCGGGAAGGGGTAGCCTCCGGCTGCGGGGTCGGTCGGGGCTGTGGCCGTGCCGCCGGTCTCCCAGGAGTGCGGCACCCGTATGCGTTCCCAGCGGGAGTCGTCATAGTCCCGCGCCTCGAATCCGGTGCCCGCGCCCGCTGGGACGTGGGAGAGGCGGCGGAAGGACCACGCGCCGTCGAGCGTCATCCGAACGGCATCGGTGTCCAAGGCGGCCCGCGCCGGAAGCGCCGCGTGGTGGGGTGCCGTGTCGGCGAACCACGCGCGCTCCGGGCGGGCCGGGGTCACGCTGTGCTCCGCTTCGGGATGAGCGGCGCGAACAGCACCCGGGTCTTCCAGTCCCACAGCATCATGTAGGCCACGAAGCCCACGCTCAGCACGATGGCGACCGCCCTCACGACCCACAGCGGGATCCACTCGAACACGTCGAGCTGGTCCGTGATCGCGATGACGGTGAAGAAGACGGTGACGACGTAGTACGACAGGAGCGGCCAGCCGTCCCGAACGCCCACGAGTGCGAACAGGGCCATGAGCCACGTGATGTACCAGGGCTGGATCATGGGTGCGGTGACCACGATCGCGGTGAACGCGAGTGCCATCCGGAGGAAGACCTTCTCGCTGCGCCCGCGGAGGACGAACCATACCGCCGCAAGGGCGCCGACGATGGTTCCCACGCGCTTGACGATCCCTGCCACGAGGTCCGGGTCGCCGCCCGCCACCTGGGTGATGCCGCCGGCGATCGCCGAGAGCAGCCCGAAGGGCGCATACCAGATCCAGAGCGTCCCAGGGGTGGCCATGGCGGGAACCCAGCCGAACCAGAAGCCCGTGGCGGCGCCCGCGGCCGTCAGCAGCGCGACCGCGATCCCCGCGGTCCCGGCCCAGCAGGCGATCCGCCGGCCCCACCCGGCGTCCTTCCCCGCCCAGATCAGACCGATGAAGGGCAGGGCGATGACCGTGATCGGTTTGACGCCGATCGAGGCGGTCACGAGGACGGTCGCGAGCACCGGATGCCGGCGCACCGCCGCGAGGAGGCCCACGAGCAGGAGCCCCAGCATGAGCGCATCGTTGTGGATGCTCGCGATGAAGTTGATGACGAACAGCGGGTTGGCGACCGTGAGCCAGAGCGTCTTCGAGGGGTCCACGCCAAAGTGCTCGGACAGCCCGATCACCGCGACCGCGCACAGTGCGACCCCGACGGCCGCCGCGAGCCGGAACAGGAGGATGGCGATCTCGAGATTGCCCGCGCTCACCCCCACCACCGCCTGCTCGATCCACAGGAACAGCGGGCCGTACGGGGTGGGCGCTTCGGTCCACAACGAGTCCGGGCCGAGGTTGTGGTAGTTGTTCAGCGCCGAGATGCCGTTGACGTAGGGGTCGAGCCCAGCGGCCATGAGTCGCCCCTGCCCGATGTACGCGTAGACGTCCCGGCTGAAGAGCGGGAACGTGACCATGAGCGGCGCACACCACAGCGCCGCGACCTTGACCGCAGCCAGAGGGTGGACGGCGCGCCAATCGTCGACGCGTTGTCCCAGCCGCAGCCAGGCCCGCACGAGCAGGAGCCCGCCGAAGGCGACGAGGGCCGTGCTCAGGACCACGAGGACAGGGTTGTCGCGCAGGGCGATGAAGAAGGGAACCCGGATGAGGGAGGAGCCGCTGGCCATCCAGCCCACTCCGAGGCCACCCACCGCCATGCACAGCGCAGCCACCGCGCCCTGCCACACGGCCACGCTGCCTCCTCCGGGGAGCGCCGCGATGGTCCGCACGGTCCGGGGAACGCTCAGGCTGCCGCCTGCCCGGGGGTGAGGCATCAAGGTCCCTACTGTCGCGGAGGCGCCGATCGGTGCATGCCCCAGAAGGCCGCCCCGGCGTCGGCGTGACGTCCTCTCGATGCTATCAGCAGGGCCGGTGCGGGCCGGGAAAACCCTTCCGGCCCGCACGAAGGCTCGCTGATAGACTGTCGGGCGGTCGCGAGCGCCCTGCGGCCTGCCGACCCACGCCGAGGAGACCCGCCATTTCCATCCAGCCCGCCCGCCCCGCGGACAAGAGCCAGACCGGAGAGCAACGTCGGATCACGGCGTGGCTCATGACTCCCCGGGGCCTGCTGACCGGCTTCCTCGCCGTGCACCTGGGCTACCTCGCATACCTCTCGATCTTCGTATTCCAGGGCCAGGCCTTCAGCGACACCAACATCTACCGCGACTGGGCCGCGGCGGGGTTCCCCCAGGACGTGCAGCCTTCGCCGTGGGTGTACCCCATCGCGGGCCTCCTGCCCATCTGGATCTCCGGCCTCGCCGGTCCCGGGCCCTTCCTCATCCTCTGGGTAGTGCTCACATCGGTGCTCAACGGCGTGGCGATCGGCGTCCTGAGCGGCTGGGGCGCCAAGCGCGAGGGCGTGCGGGCCGCATGGTGGTGGCTCGTGTTCATCGCGATCATGGGGCTCCTCGGCTTCGCACGGGTGGACGGCGTGACGGCACCGATCGTCCTGTTGGGCCTCAGCCTCGGCGTCGCGAGCCCCTTCGCGGCCTCCGCGATCCTCGCGTTCGCCACCTGGATGAAGGTCTGGCCGGCAGCGGCGCTGCTGCCGCTGTTCGCCGTCCTGCGCGATCGGTGGAAGGTCGTCGCGGGCGCCGTGCTTGTCACGGCCGTGGTCGCGGCGGCCGCGGCCGCCCTCGGCGTCTTCCACCACCTCCTCGACTTCCTCACCACCCAGGGCTCGCGGGGCATGCAGCTCGAGGCGACCTTCACCACGCCCTGGCTCTGGATGTCCGTTCTGGGGCTCGGCGGCGCGCGCATGTACATGAACACCGAGATCAACTCGATGCAGGTGGACGGTCCCGGATCCTCTATCGCCTCGGCGCTCATGCAGCCGCTCTTCGTCGTCGTCGCCGTCGCGATCGCCGGCACAATCTTCTGGGCCCTGCACGAGGGCAAGAAGCGCGGCCACGAGGATCGGTCGGAGCTCCTGCTCGCAGGCGCGCTCGCCATGGTGAGCGCCTTCATCGTGTTCAACAAGGTGGGGTCGCCGCAGTTCATGCTGTGGCTGGGCCCGGTGGTGGCGCTGGGCATTGCGCAGGACCGCGCGGCGTGGCGGGTTCCGGCCCGCCTGCTGCTCGGCGTCGCGGTGGCCACGTACTTCATCTACCCGCTCTTCTACGACGCCTTGAGCCACAACAACCCGATCATGGCCTTCGTCCTGACCGTCCGGAACGTGCTCCTCGTGGTCCTGTTCGTCTGGTCCGCGATCCGGCTCGTCCGGCTGGGCCGCAAGGGCGCGCCCGCGGTTCCCTCCTCCGACGCCGTGTAGCCAGCATCGAGGCCGAAGAACGCCGCACCGGGACGTCACGCCCTTCCCCGCGGATGGCGACGCGTCCTGGTGCGGCGTTCTTGGTCGGCGGCCCCGGTCAGGCCCCGCGGGCCTCGACGCCCCGCCGCTCGGCGCGGGTCCGCTCGAAAACGATGCGCCGCGTCTTGGGATCCAGCAGGACGAGGTAGGCGACGAATGCGAGGGCCACGAGCCCCGCGAGCACATCCGGCGGGACGGGGATGTTCACGAATCCGAAGACGTGCAGCTGGTCCTGCGCCCCGAAGACCACGAAGAACACCACCGTGAGGTACCAGAGCTTGACCTCCCAGTTGTCCCGCAGCCCCGTCACTGCAAGGAACGGGAAGAACCACAGGACGTACCACGGCTGGATGATGGGCCCGAGGACCACGATGGCCATGAAGGCCAGGCCGAGCCGGCGCACCACCCGACGGTCGTCGCCGCGCAGGATCAGCAGGACGGCGATGCCGATGCCGGCCCACTTGAGGACCGCACGGTAGCCCTCGGCGATGGAACCGCCGTCGAGCCCTACGGCGCTGAGCATTGTCGCGAGGATGTTGCTCGAGAACCCCGAGGGCGTGTACGCGATGAACCCAGGCGTCGGATCCACGATCGCGTTGACCCAGCCGAACCCGAGCCCGTAGACGAGCGCGCTCACGGCGAACAGTGCGAGGCTGATCATCCCGGTCCCGGCCCAGCACAGGAACCTCCGCGCCCAGGTCGCGCCCGGGCCGGCCCACAGCAGGCCGATGAACGGGAGCACGACGGCTGTGATCGGCTTGACGCCGATGGAAAGGGTCGTCAGGACGATCCCCATGAACCAGTTCCCCTTGGCCGCGTAGTACACGCCGGCGACAGCGAAGCCGATCATGAGCGCCTCGTTGTGGGCGCTCGCAATGCAGGAGATCAAGAAGAGCGGGTTGGCCACGCTGAGCCAGATCGTCCGTGCGCCGTCTATCCCATGCAGCTGGGCGAGGCGATAGCCGTAGTAGGCGCTCATCGCGACGCCCGCGAGAGCGAGGACCCGGAAGAGCAGCACCGAAGTATCGGGCTGGCCGCCGGTGATCTGGACGACCCAACGCTCGAGCCAGAGGAAGTAGGGACCATAAGGGGTGCGGGTCGAGGCCCACGAGGGGTCCGTGCCCAGCTCGAGCCAGTTGTTCAGGCTCGAAATGCCGTTCGTGTACGGATTGAGCCCGGCCGCCATGAGCCGCCCCTGCCCCACGTACGCATACACGTCCCTCGAGTAGATCGGCAGGGTGAGGGTCAGGGGCAGCCCCCATAGCACGACCGCCAGCACCGTGGGGCGCAGTGTGCCGGGCCCCCAGTTGCGCAGGCGCTGGCCGAGCCGGAGCCACGAGCGCGTCAGGAGCATGGCACCGATCACGAGGGAGACGATGCAGGTCGTGACCCCCCAGGTCTCCGTCCGCAGGGCGATGAAGAAGGGGTTCCGTGTGAACACCGACGCGTCGGCCAGCCAGCCGACGCCGAAGGAGCCGAAGACGATCAGGAGAGAGCCGACCATCCCCTGCCCAAGAGCCCAGTGGGGACGCTGGTTGACGCCCGCGGGGGGGACCGCCGTCCACAGGGAGCGCAGCCACCCGAGAAGTCTCCCGGGCAGGCCTGGGCGCTGTGAAGACATGGGTCACCCTTCGTTCAGTGCGGGAGAGCCTCACTTTACCATTTTGGGCGGGCCCGACGGCGGCCGCCGGACCGGCCGGCAGCGCTGCTGGCGGTAGTCTTGGCGGGTGCCCATCAGCAACGAACACATTGTCTGGATCGACTGCGA is a window encoding:
- the mptB gene encoding polyprenol phosphomannose-dependent alpha 1,6 mannosyltransferase MptB; translated protein: MAVWQGAVAALCMAVGGLGVGWMASGSSLIRVPFFIALRDNPVLVVLSTALVAFGGLLLVRAWLRLGQRVDDWRAVHPLAAVKVAALWCAPLMVTFPLFSRDVYAYIGQGRLMAAGLDPYVNGISALNNYHNLGPDSLWTEAPTPYGPLFLWIEQAVVGVSAGNLEIAILLFRLAAAVGVALCAVAVIGLSEHFGVDPSKTLWLTVANPLFVINFIASIHNDALMLGLLLVGLLAAVRRHPVLATVLVTASIGVKPITVIALPFIGLIWAGKDAGWGRRIACWAGTAGIAVALLTAAGAATGFWFGWVPAMATPGTLWIWYAPFGLLSAIAGGITQVAGGDPDLVAGIVKRVGTIVGALAAVWFVLRGRSEKVFLRMALAFTAIVVTAPMIQPWYITWLMALFALVGVRDGWPLLSYYVVTVFFTVIAITDQLDVFEWIPLWVVRAVAIVLSVGFVAYMMLWDWKTRVLFAPLIPKRSTA
- the mptB gene encoding polyprenol phosphomannose-dependent alpha 1,6 mannosyltransferase MptB — encoded protein: MSSQRPGLPGRLLGWLRSLWTAVPPAGVNQRPHWALGQGMVGSLLIVFGSFGVGWLADASVFTRNPFFIALRTETWGVTTCIVSLVIGAMLLTRSWLRLGQRLRNWGPGTLRPTVLAVVLWGLPLTLTLPIYSRDVYAYVGQGRLMAAGLNPYTNGISSLNNWLELGTDPSWASTRTPYGPYFLWLERWVVQITGGQPDTSVLLFRVLALAGVAMSAYYGYRLAQLHGIDGARTIWLSVANPLFLISCIASAHNEALMIGFAVAGVYYAAKGNWFMGIVLTTLSIGVKPITAVVLPFIGLLWAGPGATWARRFLCWAGTGMISLALFAVSALVYGLGFGWVNAIVDPTPGFIAYTPSGFSSNILATMLSAVGLDGGSIAEGYRAVLKWAGIGIAVLLILRGDDRRVVRRLGLAFMAIVVLGPIIQPWYVLWFFPFLAVTGLRDNWEVKLWYLTVVFFVVFGAQDQLHVFGFVNIPVPPDVLAGLVALAFVAYLVLLDPKTRRIVFERTRAERRGVEARGA
- a CDS encoding glycoside hydrolase family 2 TIM barrel-domain containing protein, producing MTPARPERAWFADTAPHHAALPARAALDTDAVRMTLDGAWSFRRLSHVPAGAGTGFEARDYDDSRWERIRVPHSWETGGTATAPTDPAAGGYPFPVDPPEVPDENRTGEYRAWFDLPDAPGRGRWLLRFEGVDSGFEVFINATRVGDAMGSCLTHEFDVTAHLFEGRNLLAVRVHEWSAGSYLEGRASGRRPGITGTVSLLNRPDGGLDDLFVHAAFDAATRTGRLSVEGPPGAVVRLAELGIEVLANEEVAVPGVEPWSAEVPRLYRGTVSVGDPTPLETVQITVGFRSVAIRDATLLANGVPVRLRGVNRASGGATREDVELMKRHNINAVRTGHCPPDERFLALCDEYGLWVVDECGLDTHPFERVEWRRNPGAEPAWRDALLDRTQRMVEQGKNHPCVIGWSLGGDSGRGANLDAMAEWVRARDPERFVLYVGDLDGESADVYARADIGPAETELVGRGEEAPAPDLRADRRRRALPFVLCEEARVGGIGTAGLGEYVELFEEYPRLAGGFVGEWTGLLAPDHTPLPGLLEMARAYAPVTISSSRDGVAVTSRYGHRSTGHLRFRFRIEDDGEPVASGGLEVPELGPGEHVLVPLPEPASPTPARPAGAQRWLTVSAELPAGTPWAPAGHEVAWGQTRIVEGGEERRRPAHRPARPPGDAPAVARPDGGWDLGAGRFEPSGRLVGLSGIPVLGPRLDLWRAPTDRDERGLDESRARAWRELGLDRLCHRTVSMAPEENALSVVAHVMPAGTDVGYEVEYRWRGHDGGLGLDVVGSPLGPWTLPVPRLGVQMAVPRALNMVRWVGLGPSEAYPGASLAVRQGRFSSGVAGLQTPFPRPQENGARRGVRWAELSGAGSRFTVRGEGFILAVRPWTSESLAATAHAADLVDDPEWLWVTMDEEHDVDARRFRLSLELHADAGAVG
- a CDS encoding single-stranded DNA-binding protein; the encoded protein is MSDSITMRGWVGTEPTKGLTRHNRLYARFRMSVTERWKDHERQAWVTGHTNWFTIQCYGEMADNVAASIRKGQRVIVVGRLQLRTFQRADGTFGSEAVITASSVGQDLAMGMATWNRRRDEEDSRRLADRPAYVEGVGAVNPGTGEVHLDAVVEDPFGPEPTEFDDPAFLDEDEAPYGRDGQPEAEGAPEGEAPGEGTRDAAHPDGESLLST
- the ettA gene encoding energy-dependent translational throttle protein EttA, encoding MAEFIYTMTKARKAVGDKVILDDVSMSFFPGAKIGVVGPNGAGKSTILKIMAGLDTPSNGEARLSPGYSVGILLQEPPLNEEKTVLGNVQEGVGEIYAKIERFNQISEEMANPDADYDSLLEEMGKLQEAIDAADAWDLDSQLEQAMDALRCPPPDADVKVLSGGERRRVALCKLLLQKPDLLLLDEPTNHLDAESVLWLEQHLSNYPGAVLAVTHDRYFLDHVAEWICEVDRGRLYPYEGNYSTYLEKKRARLEVQGKKDAKLAKRLSDELEWVRSNAKGRQTKSKARLARYEEMAAEAERTRKLDFEEIQIPPGPRLGQLVIEAKDLKKGFGDRVLIDGLSFSLPRNGIVGVIGPNGVGKTTLFKTLVGLEPLDGGDLKIGESVKISYVDQSRGGIDPNKTLWEVVSDGLDHIQVGQVEMPSRAYVSAFGFKGPDQQKKAGVLSGGERNRLNLALTLKQGGNLLLLDEPTNDLDVETLSSLENALLEFPGCAVVVSHDRWFLDRVATHILAYEGTDEDEANWYWFEGNFESYEENKVERLGPEAAKPHRVTHRKLTRD
- a CDS encoding glycosyltransferase 87 family protein; this translates as MTPRGLLTGFLAVHLGYLAYLSIFVFQGQAFSDTNIYRDWAAAGFPQDVQPSPWVYPIAGLLPIWISGLAGPGPFLILWVVLTSVLNGVAIGVLSGWGAKREGVRAAWWWLVFIAIMGLLGFARVDGVTAPIVLLGLSLGVASPFAASAILAFATWMKVWPAAALLPLFAVLRDRWKVVAGAVLVTAVVAAAAAALGVFHHLLDFLTTQGSRGMQLEATFTTPWLWMSVLGLGGARMYMNTEINSMQVDGPGSSIASALMQPLFVVVAVAIAGTIFWALHEGKKRGHEDRSELLLAGALAMVSAFIVFNKVGSPQFMLWLGPVVALGIAQDRAAWRVPARLLLGVAVATYFIYPLFYDALSHNNPIMAFVLTVRNVLLVVLFVWSAIRLVRLGRKGAPAVPSSDAV